The Flavobacteriales bacterium nucleotide sequence ATCCGGTGGATGTCTGATCCGCGATATTCGGATTGCGGATGAATGACATGATATTGAAAGTCGGCGCTTGTTCCGTAAGCCTGAATACATTCTTGTGGGCCTTGATGGCGGTGTCCGGCAGATTGGTATTCCACATCTGCATATGTGCGGCATTCAGGACGGGGAAAACATCAACCTGAAAATTGGGTGCAAAGGAATCCTGGTATTTTCCATTTTGAAAGACTTTGGAGTCCAGGTTGAATTGCTCCAGCCAGGTGTTGTAAATATCATCCCATAATGATACGATATTCAAAGTTTGCGGGGCGTATGCGGGATCGGTGGCAACAACCCAGGCGCTTCCTTCTATCTGACGTTGTGATCCGTCCTCAAAGACCAAAACTGCTGTGACGGGTCCGTCAGCGGTATCATCCAGCCAGTTGTCGTTGTCAACATCCTTGCCCAATACCGCATTCGGGTCGGGGTTACCCTGGTTGTCAAAACCACATGCTTTTCCAAAGCCACCCAGGACCAGAAGGCGTCCGTTGGGTTCGGTTTGAATTTCGCCTAAGTTGTCGATGGGCTGGCTTGAGGCAGAATAGTCCTTAGTGCTTCCATTGCTTGCCGGAAACGAAACCGGGTAGTCCGGTTGGGCAACGACCTTGCCGGATTGGCTGTTGAAGTAACTCGGAATCTTGGTTCCTTGTGTGCCACGGATAGAACGTGGACCGGCATCTACGATCAGGTTTTTCAGTCGTTGCGGGGCAGAGGGGTCCGGTGATGGCGGGAAGGACGGGTTACGCAACGGTGGCGTTTGTCCTTTTTCGTATTGCACGATGCCCGTGTTGTTGTCCTCATCTATTTCCCAGCAGTTGGCTTTTTTGTTGGCGAGATGTACCGTCCATATGATATCTGCGACGGTCTTCCCATCTACCACAGAGCCGATCGTTACTTCGGAACTTTTTTGTGACGGATAGGAATAGGTATCACCATCTTCATACTGGTAAATCTTAAATCGTGCGGCCTGGCGTTTGAGTTTGCCCTCTGCATCGCGGATATCGTTGCTGGTGATGGTTGTTGATTCCGTACCCGGCTTGATGGGAAGACCACCGGTTAATGCGCCTTCACCCGGATATGCAGCCATGGTTTCAGGGCCAAGATAGAATTCTGTACTGTTGCCCACCCTGGCCATGCCGATGGCTGGATGAATACGTAGGTTGCTTGATGTGCTCATGGTTGTTCTGTTAGATGTGATGAAATGCTTTCGTTGTTTATCTCTTCACGGCTTTTCCGTCGAGGTAGTTTTTCAGAAGGATATGGCTGGTGGAAACATTCTTTCCGGCCAGGGGCTTCATGCCTTCAGAAACCTCGGTTACCGCCATGCTGTTGTGGCAGCTGAAACAATTGTTCTGTGAAACAACGTTTTGTGTGAACGTTTCAATAACGGAATTAGACAGCTTGGTAGAGCCGGTGGTGAGGGCCGCACCGGAATTCGGGTTCCAGTCCGGTTTCAACGCATCCGTTTCGACGAACCAGATGGCGCCCACCTCGAAGTAATTTCTCCACACCGACGTCGGAGCCAGCATGGCGTGCATCTGCGCATTCAGGATGTCGATGTTGTTTTGGTTAGCGCTGCTGCCGGCGCCAAGGCGGAATTGTCGGACAGCATTGTTGACCGGTGATATCACCTGCGTGGCCTCGTTCAAACTAAGTACCGGGTTGTTGTTGATGTTGCAGTCCGACATCTTCGTGTTCTTTTTATAAAAGGTGAAGTTAGCTTCCGAGACAGACTTGTCCGGTACCTGACCTTCGGCGACATAAGGTACATTGTCTTTATGCTCGAAGGTAGCCCAGATGGCTTCCGGGTGACCGTTGACAACAATGGCGATGTGAAAGCCTACAAGCGCTACTTCAATATTCTCTGCGATCTTCGGATCATCCGGGATGACCACTGCGCCGTTGACGGTGCTGAGAAGTTGCACCGGTGCCTTGGTCGTGTAGAAGCCGCTGACATCTTCCCCGGGTTGAACGATCTTCCACGCCGCTTTCAGTGAAAGTGCACCGACAGGGAATGAGGTATCTGCTGGGAATGCCTGCAGGGCTGCAGGGTCATATAACTTGTTTTTGATCACAAAATCCTGGTATACATCATTGATCATCATGGTGGTGTAAATCGCACGTCCGTTGGTATCTACAAGTATACCTTCGGAGTTTGCCTGCTGCACGCCACCAAGTACATGGGTTGTATCATTTGCATGATCCGGGTCAATGGCCGCATCTGAGAACAGTGTTTCAAAGCGGGCCTTGCCGGGTGAAACCTCGGACGTGAGCCAAAGAAAGTATTGCCAGGAGATCTGGTGAAATACGAAGTTGCTGGTAGACTGGAAAGCGGCGGGATCAGGTTCGGGAAAACTTTGAACGGCCGTTGCTTCCTCCATGACCGGTCCGGGCGAATGTTCGGTGTTATCTTTTGGAGCCGGTTCACAGGCTGTGAAAATGACAGCCGTTATAAGCAGGTAAACAACGGACCTTGGGTTATAGTGTCCGTGTGAGCGTTGGTTTGACATAGATTGTGTCTTAAAGCGTTACCAAATGAGTGATGCAAATACGGAAACCAACGCAAGCCACAACCATTCACGGGTGTGTTCTCGTGTAACCTGCCATTCCTCCGTATTGATGTTCAAATGTATATATCCCATCCGGATACAGATAAGGACAATTGAT carries:
- a CDS encoding LodA/GoxA family CTQ-dependent oxidase produces the protein MSTSSNLRIHPAIGMARVGNSTEFYLGPETMAAYPGEGALTGGLPIKPGTESTTITSNDIRDAEGKLKRQAARFKIYQYEDGDTYSYPSQKSSEVTIGSVVDGKTVADIIWTVHLANKKANCWEIDEDNNTGIVQYEKGQTPPLRNPSFPPSPDPSAPQRLKNLIVDAGPRSIRGTQGTKIPSYFNSQSGKVVAQPDYPVSFPASNGSTKDYSASSQPIDNLGEIQTEPNGRLLVLGGFGKACGFDNQGNPDPNAVLGKDVDNDNWLDDTADGPVTAVLVFEDGSQRQIEGSAWVVATDPAYAPQTLNIVSLWDDIYNTWLEQFNLDSKVFQNGKYQDSFAPNFQVDVFPVLNAAHMQMWNTNLPDTAIKAHKNVFRLTEQAPTFNIMSFIRNPNIADQTSTGSPLMPLSLGDAAKAFLTVTTTQYFFLEQWVAGKSVGASEQQLTPGEQLDKTILVNCLGGRYSPGIDLTFIVRDPNLYNSNWQDPAIGPFRINAKQLDYSQASLEQPFLGVGYIPLRKDAVEPGDLCKFMAIPWHTDYNSCATHTPDPNPGGALTNENVYSGDVNTSLFWSWPAQRPVAVYTFDDLAASKGELPFQRYSVRGEGTAAVQQTGEGFDTPAMNVGRFQERVNMLINWHRIGTVIQGPAIDGYDPSFPKDVYLEVQSQFEQDDSNLVVAWPNTVTDKVYPPKPQTKEANVSDSIDKK